The Littorina saxatilis isolate snail1 linkage group LG15, US_GU_Lsax_2.0, whole genome shotgun sequence genome contains a region encoding:
- the LOC138948323 gene encoding uncharacterized protein, which translates to MLVVVLMKPRELLVVVLMKPSEMLVVVLMKPSELLVVVLMKPSELLVVVLMKPSEMLVVVLMKPSELLVAVLMKPSEMLVVVLVKPSELLVVVLMKPSELLVVVLMKPSALLVVVLMKPSALLVVDLIKTSEMLVVVLVKPSALLVVVLMKPSELLVVVLMKPSELLVVVLVKPSALLVVVLMKPSELLVVVLMKPSEMLVVVLMGPSELLVVVLLKPSEMLVVVLMKPSALLVVVLMKPSELLVAVLMKPSEMLVVVLVAVVVTVAVAVVAYSRRHTMFTTNISISH; encoded by the coding sequence ATGCTTGTTGTTGTCCTGATGAAACCAAGGGAGTTGCTTGTTGTTGTCCTGATGAAACCAAGCGAGATGCTTGTTGTTGTCCTGATGAAACCAAGTGAGTTGCTTGTTGTTGTCCTGATGAAACCCAGTGAGTTGCTTGTTGTTGTCCTGATGAAACCAAGCGAGATGCTTGTTGTTGTCCTGATGAAACCAAGTGAGTTGCTTGTTGCTGTCCTGATGAAACCAAGCGAGATGCTTGTTGTTGTCCTGGTGAAACCAAGTGAGTTGCTTGTTGTTGTCCTGATGAAACCAAGTGAGTTGCTTGTTGTTGTCCTGATGAAACCAAGTGCGTTGCTTGTTGTTGTCCTGATGAAACCAAGTGCGTTGCTTGTTGTTGACCTGATAAAAACAAGTGAGATGCTTGTTGTTGTCCTGGTGAAACCAAGTGCGTTGCTTGTTGTTGTCCTGATGAAACCCAGTGAGTTGCTTGTTGTTGTCCTGATGAAACCAAGTGAGTTGCTTGTTGTTGTCCTGGTGAAACCAAGTGCGTTGCTTGTTGTTGTCCTGATGAAACCAAGTGAGTTGCTTGTTGTTGTCCTGATGAAACCAAGTGAGATGCTTGTTGTTGTCCTGATGGGACCAAGTGAATTGCTTGTTGTTGTCCTGTTGAAACCAAGTGAGATGCTTGTTGTTGTCCTGATGAAACCAAGTGCGTTGCTTGTTGTTGTCCTGATGAAACCAAGTGAGTTGCTTGTTGCTGTCCTGATGAAACCAAGTGagatgcttgttgttgttttagttgctgttgttgttactgttgctgttgctgtagtTGCCTACTCTAGACGTCATACAATGTTTACAACCAATATCTCTATCTCACATTAA